The Chromatiaceae bacterium genome has a window encoding:
- a CDS encoding amino acid ABC transporter permease yields MTAWLAFLREVLEYGPQILVGLGNTLLLALIITFNGLVGGVLVFYMTLSPKSITHRLTDGYISFFIGTPLIVLLFLMYYGLPQWGLHLSPLAVAVIGFTLNVAAYNARYLRTAYNGLNQDELEAARAQGLSGLQVFRHITLPQVLRLSVPALTNQAILNLKDSSVAFLIQYTEFFAEVQELATRNFQYFKAYLMAGMVYLVLVSIIVLAARRLEKTLLRPML; encoded by the coding sequence GGTCCTGGAGTACGGACCCCAGATTCTCGTGGGGCTCGGCAACACCCTGTTGCTGGCGTTAATCATCACCTTTAACGGACTGGTTGGGGGTGTCCTGGTTTTCTATATGACCTTGAGCCCTAAATCGATCACGCATCGCCTGACCGATGGTTATATCTCCTTCTTCATCGGGACACCCCTGATTGTGCTCCTGTTCCTGATGTATTACGGCCTGCCGCAATGGGGGTTGCACCTGTCGCCCCTGGCCGTCGCGGTCATCGGCTTCACCCTGAATGTGGCCGCCTACAACGCCCGCTACCTCAGGACCGCCTATAACGGCCTCAATCAGGATGAATTGGAGGCCGCCCGCGCCCAAGGGTTATCGGGCCTGCAGGTTTTCAGGCACATCACCCTGCCCCAGGTCCTCCGCCTGTCGGTGCCGGCCCTGACTAACCAGGCCATCCTGAATCTGAAAGACAGTTCCGTGGCCTTCCTGATCCAATACACCGAATTCTTTGCCGAGGTCCAAGAGTTGGCCACCCGGAACTTTCAATACTTCAAGGCCTATCTCATGGCCGGAATGGTTTACCTGGTATTGGTTTCGATTATCGTCCTTGCGGCTCGCCGTCTGGAGAAGACGCTCCTGCGTCCCATGCTCTGA
- a CDS encoding ion transporter, whose translation MPVIDENSTFRQVWDACMVLLIMATCVIVPFQLAFHHQVLPFGSQLVYGIDFFFWLDILFNFFTSYRRPGEKIMEVSQTARHYLRGHFALDLIATLPLDALLLGQEHLAIAGLPLVLVLRQLRLLRLIKLFVIFRRWDRRAWSKAGYLRLTLLIIVFLILIHWIACVWFLAPYLADFPENSWVTAEGIATAELATQYIRSLYWVVTTVATVGYGDILPANDFEYLFATGVMLLGAFMYAFIIGNIASLVRNLDAERTRYFQRVESIGNYLHERGISARLIEQVRDYYDYLWAHHRGLRQASYLEELPPPFRLELLVHLTQDLLATVPLFSYCAPPLRNALLLALRAYTYAPGVKIATAGEAGREIFFLSHGKAAILSEDGREHYGILEDGDYFGNLSLLLGEKRTASVLALTYCEVLVLPRKAYNQIRREYPAFQEVLKEVAATHTGRVAALLLKGVVL comes from the coding sequence ATGCCTGTCATCGACGAAAATTCGACCTTCCGCCAGGTCTGGGATGCCTGCATGGTCCTGCTGATCATGGCCACCTGTGTCATCGTCCCCTTTCAACTCGCCTTCCATCACCAGGTCTTGCCGTTCGGAAGCCAGTTGGTTTATGGAATCGATTTTTTCTTCTGGTTGGACATCCTGTTTAACTTCTTCACCTCCTATCGGCGCCCCGGTGAGAAGATCATGGAGGTGAGCCAGACCGCCCGGCACTATCTGCGGGGCCATTTTGCCCTGGATCTCATCGCCACCTTGCCGCTGGACGCCCTCCTTCTCGGCCAGGAGCATTTGGCCATCGCCGGCCTGCCCCTGGTCCTGGTGCTTCGTCAGTTGCGTCTCCTGCGCCTGATCAAGCTTTTTGTCATCTTCAGGCGCTGGGATCGCCGAGCCTGGAGCAAGGCCGGTTACCTGCGTTTGACGCTCTTGATAATCGTCTTCCTCATCCTGATCCACTGGATTGCCTGCGTCTGGTTCCTCGCACCCTACCTGGCTGACTTTCCGGAAAATTCCTGGGTGACGGCCGAGGGCATCGCCACGGCGGAGCTGGCCACCCAGTATATCCGCTCCCTCTACTGGGTCGTTACGACCGTCGCCACCGTGGGCTATGGCGATATCCTGCCAGCCAACGATTTTGAATACCTCTTTGCCACCGGCGTCATGCTGCTCGGGGCCTTTATGTACGCCTTCATCATCGGCAACATCGCCAGCCTGGTCCGCAACCTAGACGCCGAGCGGACGCGGTATTTCCAACGCGTCGAGTCCATCGGCAACTATCTGCATGAACGGGGGATCTCGGCACGGCTGATTGAGCAGGTCCGCGATTATTACGACTATCTCTGGGCCCATCATCGAGGTTTGCGGCAGGCCTCCTATCTGGAGGAATTGCCACCTCCCTTCCGGCTCGAACTCCTGGTGCATCTGACCCAGGACCTGTTGGCCACCGTGCCCCTCTTCAGCTATTGCGCGCCGCCCCTGCGTAACGCCCTCCTCCTGGCGCTCCGGGCCTATACCTATGCCCCCGGCGTCAAGATCGCGACGGCGGGCGAGGCGGGTCGCGAGATCTTTTTCCTCAGCCACGGCAAGGCGGCCATCCTGTCCGAGGATGGCAGAGAGCATTACGGCATCCTGGAGGATGGCGATTATTTCGGGAATCTCTCCCTGCTCCTTGGCGAAAAGCGCACGGCCTCCGTCCTGGCCTTGACCTATTGCGAGGTCTTGGTCCTGCCGAGGAAGGCCTACAACCAAATCCGGCGGGAATATCCCGCCTTTCAAGAGGTACTTAAGGAGGTGGCCGCCACCCATACGGGACGGGTCGCTGCTCTGTTGCTCAAAGGGGTCGTCTTGTAA
- the gyrA gene encoding DNA gyrase subunit A translates to MPEFAKEVLFVNLEDEMRRSYLDYAMSVIVGRALPDVRDGLKPVHRRVLFAMSELGNDWNKPYKKSARVVGDVIGKYHPHGDTAVYDTIVRMAQPFSMRYMLVDGQGNFGSVDGDAPAAMRYTEVRMSRIAHSLLEDLDKETVEFSPNYDESEHEPKVLPARFPNLLVNGSSGIAVGMATNIPPHNLREVIEACLAVIERPEIGIEELMELVPGPDFPTAAIINGVRGIREAYRTGRGRVVMRARTHVETEKRSGREAIIVSELPYQVNKARLLERMAELVKEKKIEGIAELRDESDKDGMRMVIEVKRDHYPDVVLNNLFQHTNMQSVFGINMVALVDGQPRLLNLKQLLEYFLRHRRDVVTRRAIFELRKARGRAHILEGLTVALANIDEVIDLIKRSASPGEAKAGLMERLWRPGAVSGMLARAGASQTRPDDLDAGLGLGAEGYRLGEAQAQAILDLRLHRLTGLEQDKIIKEYEEILAAIADLLAILSCPDSLMAVIRDELVLIRDQYADARRTEIQTDHSDLTLEDMITPEEMVVTLSHAGYAKAQPLSQYQAQKRGGKGRSATATKDEDFIDKLFVANALDTVLCFSSLGKVYWIKVYELPQAGRAARGRPMVNLLPLGEGERINAFLPVREYDEGHFVFMATTAGTVKKTPLLEFSRPLSRGIIALDLHGDERLVDVAITDGEREILLFSSAGKAVRFRETEVRSMGRGAHGVRGILLDPGQRVIAMLVVDPACTVLGVTENGYGKRTPVEDFPTKGRGTKGVIAIGTSARNGPQVGAVLVLPEDEIMLITVGGTLVRTTVAQIPTVGRTAQGVKLIRVGEGERLAGVERILALESGAEEAGEGGEGADGGAEGEELA, encoded by the coding sequence ATGCCGGAGTTTGCCAAAGAAGTTCTCTTCGTCAATCTGGAAGACGAAATGCGTCGGTCCTATCTGGATTACGCCATGAGCGTGATCGTGGGCCGTGCCTTACCGGACGTGCGCGACGGGCTCAAACCCGTTCATCGGCGCGTCCTCTTTGCCATGAGTGAGCTAGGGAACGACTGGAACAAGCCCTACAAGAAGTCGGCGCGCGTGGTGGGCGACGTCATCGGTAAGTACCACCCCCATGGCGACACGGCGGTCTATGACACCATTGTGCGCATGGCGCAGCCTTTTTCTATGCGCTACATGCTGGTGGACGGGCAGGGTAACTTCGGTTCCGTGGACGGCGACGCCCCGGCAGCCATGCGTTACACCGAGGTGCGCATGTCGCGCATCGCCCATAGTTTGCTGGAGGACCTGGACAAGGAAACCGTCGAATTCTCGCCTAATTACGATGAGTCGGAGCACGAGCCCAAGGTCCTGCCGGCGCGCTTTCCCAATCTGTTGGTCAACGGTTCCTCCGGTATTGCGGTGGGCATGGCGACCAACATCCCCCCCCATAACCTGCGCGAGGTGATCGAGGCCTGTCTGGCGGTGATCGAGCGGCCGGAGATCGGGATCGAGGAACTCATGGAACTGGTCCCGGGGCCGGACTTTCCGACCGCCGCCATCATCAATGGCGTGCGGGGTATCCGCGAGGCCTATCGGACCGGGCGGGGGCGGGTCGTGATGCGGGCGCGCACCCATGTGGAGACGGAGAAGCGCAGCGGCCGCGAGGCCATTATCGTCTCCGAGCTGCCCTACCAGGTAAACAAGGCGCGGCTGCTGGAGCGGATGGCGGAGTTGGTCAAGGAGAAGAAGATCGAGGGCATCGCCGAACTCCGGGACGAGTCGGACAAGGACGGCATGCGCATGGTCATCGAGGTCAAGCGCGACCACTACCCGGACGTGGTGCTCAATAACCTCTTCCAGCATACCAATATGCAGTCGGTGTTCGGCATCAACATGGTAGCCCTGGTAGACGGCCAGCCGCGCCTGCTCAACCTCAAGCAATTGCTGGAATATTTCCTGCGTCACCGCCGGGATGTGGTGACGCGGCGGGCCATTTTCGAGCTGCGCAAGGCCCGGGGCCGGGCCCACATTCTGGAAGGCCTGACGGTGGCCCTGGCCAATATCGACGAGGTCATCGACCTCATCAAGCGTTCCGCCAGCCCTGGGGAAGCCAAAGCGGGGCTCATGGAGCGCCTCTGGCGGCCGGGGGCCGTCTCGGGCATGCTGGCGCGGGCCGGTGCCAGCCAGACCCGCCCCGACGACCTGGATGCGGGGCTGGGCCTGGGCGCGGAGGGTTACCGACTGGGCGAGGCCCAGGCCCAGGCCATCCTCGACCTGCGCCTGCATCGCCTGACGGGCCTGGAGCAGGATAAAATCATCAAGGAATACGAGGAGATCCTGGCGGCCATCGCCGATCTACTCGCCATCCTCTCCTGCCCGGACAGTCTCATGGCGGTGATTCGCGACGAACTGGTGCTGATCCGCGACCAGTATGCCGACGCCCGCCGCACCGAGATCCAGACGGATCACAGCGACCTGACCCTGGAGGACATGATCACCCCGGAGGAGATGGTGGTGACCCTGTCTCACGCGGGCTACGCCAAGGCCCAGCCTCTAAGCCAGTATCAGGCCCAGAAGCGCGGCGGCAAGGGGCGTTCGGCGACGGCGACCAAGGACGAGGACTTTATCGACAAGCTGTTCGTCGCCAATGCCCTCGACACCGTCCTCTGCTTCTCCAGCCTGGGTAAGGTCTATTGGATCAAGGTCTATGAGTTGCCGCAGGCGGGGAGGGCCGCCCGGGGCCGGCCCATGGTCAATCTCCTGCCCTTGGGCGAGGGCGAGCGCATCAACGCCTTCCTACCGGTGCGGGAGTATGATGAGGGCCACTTCGTCTTCATGGCCACCACCGCGGGCACGGTTAAGAAGACGCCCCTGCTGGAATTTTCGCGGCCCCTGTCGCGGGGTATCATCGCCCTGGACCTGCACGGGGATGAGCGGCTGGTTGATGTGGCCATTACCGACGGCGAGCGGGAGATCCTGCTCTTCAGCTCCGCGGGTAAGGCGGTGCGCTTCCGGGAGACCGAGGTCCGTTCCATGGGGCGCGGTGCCCATGGCGTCCGCGGCATCCTGCTGGACCCAGGCCAGCGGGTTATCGCCATGCTGGTGGTCGATCCGGCCTGCACCGTGCTCGGGGTGACCGAGAATGGCTATGGCAAGCGTACCCCGGTGGAGGATTTCCCGACCAAGGGGCGCGGCACCAAGGGCGTCATCGCTATCGGCACCTCCGCGCGCAACGGGCCCCAGGTGGGTGCCGTGCTGGTGCTTCCCGAGGATGAGATCATGCTCATTACCGTGGGGGGCACCCTGGTGCGCACCACCGTGGCGCAGATCCCCACCGTTGGCCGCACCGCCCAGGGCGTCAAGCTCATCCGCGTCGGCGAGGGCGAGCGCCTGGCGGGCGTGGAACGTATTCTTGCCCTGGAAAGTGGTGCCGAGGAAGCCGGAGAAGGTGGCGAAGGCGCGGACGGGGGCGCCGAAGGCGAGGAGTTGGCTTGA